The following nucleotide sequence is from Salvia miltiorrhiza cultivar Shanhuang (shh) chromosome 7, IMPLAD_Smil_shh, whole genome shotgun sequence.
TTAGTATGATATTAGGTACATTGTTTCGATAACATTTGGACTTGCCAGATGATCTTTGGTGTTGTAGTGTTCTGGTATGGGTGATAATATTGATCGAGTGTGTGTGTGAGGGCATAACTCGTAAGATTTTGGGTTACAGGTGGGTAAGTTCGAAACAATTATATCATAGGAGATACTAAAAAGATTCCTCAGACGAGTAAAGGATAGCAGGATTCATAAATACTATGAGCATCTTCTTATTGGTATTTTGTAATGTTTTAATTTACTGTTATTAAACCTTTGCAGTTAAAGAGAGTTGCAATTCGATCACCAGATAGTGGTGTTATGCATTgttgtttatttgttgaatttgatTGGGTCTAAACTCCATATTTTAATCTAATCCAAGAATGATGTATTTTCTTCAATACTCTTGACGGTACTACCATCAAATCACTTGCCACAGTCAGTAACGAATATTTGTGTTGAAATTATGCGATTCCAAGAGCTATTGCTACTTCCCATTTCTTAAATTTGATGCTTTAGTGGCTGATATTACACAACACTTTGAGATGGAAAATGAGTTTTCACCATGCccacaattttgaatttgctaAGAATGTGTGCCTCTTTGTGTGCGTAATAGAGCTCACATTTTTCTTGCTGCAAATTGGTTCTAATTTCTAGCAGCTCTCAGCTTTATTTCAGAGGTGATTGGTTTGTTGTTAGTACCATGACATTATACCGGTCTGTATAGTACTCTCCACAGAATTGACATGGATCTTCTTATTTTAttcctttcttccccctggcaCTCCAAATGGGGACGTTAGGGATGAAAAATAAGTACCTCTAAGAAATGCTGTTTAAGCACTTGTGTAATGCCAACTAGTTCCTGTGAGGAATACAAACCAAAAAAGTACAAAGAACCATCTCATGTCTCACTAGTCTATACCTTACTCGTAATTCATATGGAAGTGTTAAAGACATGCGTTCCTTACCGACATATTATTAGATAAACGTTTTGTTTGGTCATGCATAGTGCTTTACCATTCGGGTCTAGAGTTTTTCTTCAAAAGTATACTTTTAATTCGGAGATTGATGCGCTTGTAGATATTGGAGTAATGAAGTTAGTATACTTCTTACTTATTCAGCGTTTTGTCGTATTGCCATTTTGACACTCTGTTTAAGTCAGGTTTTGGATGCAACGGATGATGAACCTTGGGGTCCTCATGGCACAATATTAGCAGAAATAGCTCAGGGCACAAAAAAATAGTACTTTCACAAGTTTGCTGAACTCACTATCTTCTTATTTGTTATAAATCTGGTTGTAAAGTGACCTGATATGCCTTTGTCATATGCCTTGTCTGTTGAGCTATTATGCAGCACTGAGTGCCAGATGATTATGAATGTCCTTTGGACAAGATTGGCCGAGACGGGCAAAAATTGGCGCGCTGTCTACAAGGTAGCAGCTGGATATTTTTATGCTGGTGATTTCTTTTTTGTCTTTTACATGTTTGAATGACTAAAAGTGGCATTGGCATTTTTCTTTATCCTAGTATTTGTTCTCATCTTTGACATCGATTATATTCCTTTCAAACTTTAGGCAAAAGAATAATGTTGTTTTGCAACAGGCTTTGTCCGTTATAGAGTATCTTGTGTCACATGGATCTGAACGTGCTGTCGATGAAATAGTAGAGCATACTTATCAGATAGCGGTATGTATCTTCATTTATTTGTAACGCATATCAGTTTATTTATGTTATCTCTAGATGAATAGGATAGATCTTTAGTAAAGACTATTAGTTGATAATTGTAAAAAGctcttctttatttatttatttttttaaatactgATTGCTTGCTCTGATATCCAAATTCTGTAGTCTCTGTCAAGTTTTGAGTATGTTGAGCCAGGTGGGAAGGATGTGGGAATAAATGTGAGAAAAAAATCTGAAACTATAGTGGCTCTTCTAAATGACAAAGATAAAATACAAGAAGCAAGGACTAAAGCGACTGTCAATCGTGATAAGTAAGTCTGTGTGTTGACGTCAAACACTCTATTGCTTCTAAGTATCATTGTTCCTTTTCTGTGTCACTAAGGTGAGCGAGGTTTATGGTATTGTTAATTACTTTCCAGGTATATTGGACTTTCATCATCTGGACTGGCATGCAAGTCAGCTTCAGCCTCATTAAGTAGCAGGAGTAGCGATCGGTATAGAGGTTACGGTAATGCACTCGATAGTGATGCATCTAAAGATAATTATAAGGGAAAGGACCAACATGGGGAAGATAAATATTTGAAGACTACCAAATCAAAGAGAGAGCCCTCTCGCTCTGGCAGGTACGTATTCTCCTTTATCTTGATCTACTGTATGCGTGTATGGCTTGTAGAGTTCCTTTATTTTCTATAGAACATACCATGTCTGTAGCTCTTTTTATTTTCCCCCTCCCATTTCCTTTTCCTCTTTCTTGCCCACAAAAGATTCAAGCATTGCTACGCACTCAATGTTCACAATGCTTGGCATGCTGGATATCATTTTGTTATTCAAATACTTCTATTCTTTTTAAATGACTTTAGATGGAATTTCTGCACAACTTTAGTATAGAAAGCAATGTAGCCCCTTGTGGTTATTGGTCTCAAATGACATGCCTGACTCATCAGTAACTGACAAATCAAATGTGTATTTTCTACTCTCTCGAAGTAAAATGTTGAAGATTTGATTACCTGTGCTCAACTCTGGCATATTCTTTAATAACATCTTCACTTTATTCTTCTAAACCACGAGCATGTTCTGCAGCAAGAAACAAGACACTCCTGTTGCTGGCGCATCGAAAAAATCTACCACAGCTAGCAAGACGAACGTACAAACTTCAAGTTCTTCAAAAAAAGCACCGTCTAACAAATtcgatgatgattttgatgattttgatccACGGGGGATCTCAAGTGCTAGTAAGCATTAAGTTTTTAAGTAGTCCTATTATTGTTGTGCTGCATTGTCCAAACTTTCTGTTTTTTCTAAGAAAGAGGGCAGAAGAGATAGCCCTCATTTCACCTGACTAATGCTTCAATTTATCTTACCTCTATAACTCCAGAATTTGAGAGCTATTATAGGTTGATAGCAGGCATTTGTCAACTGGAGAAAACTATGCTGATTTTCTCTGGATTTGGATGtacattttgtttatttttatttttttattttttttgctgtTGAACAGAACCTTCTGTTGGAAGTAGCCAAGTGGATCTTTTTGCACAAAACTTTGTTGATCTTTCGGATGAACCAGTATCTTTTCCAACAGATTATTCTACCACTTCAGTAAATAATTCATCAGAAGTTGATCTATTTGCTGATGCTGCTTTTGTATCAACAAAGCCTGTACCAGATTCAGGGAAACTTCCTGCATCTCAGGTAAGGCTGCAACTGCATCCTATCTGCCAAATTTATACTCTCATCAATATACGTCTAACACAATATTATCTTTAATTGGAGTAGGGGAGTCTGAACAATTAAACTGTTGATGATCCGAACCTAAGTAGCATTAGCTAGATTAGCTATTAACAGTCAGACTGCAATTGTGGTTCCTTGTTCTTTTCTGTTGCaagactattgccttatttgtGCAAAAATTAGGCTTAAGATCTAGGAATTCTCTAGTAATCTTTTCTTTAATTGAAAGTTGCTCTTATGCTTTGCAATTTCCCCCATCTTCTCAGTCGTCCAGTTTAGCTCTGGGGAAGGGTATTATCGCTGTCAGAATTATGTTATAAAAACCATGAATGCATTATCTCAATTACAGGAAATCTAGAGACTTCATTTTAATCAAATATGAATCCTTTGTGCAGACCAATGTTGATCTATTTGCTTCCCATCCTGTTCCTGCTGTTTCCGCACCGATGGATCTTTTTGCTTCCCAGCCTGCTCCTGCTGTTTCCGCACCAATGGATCTTTTTGCTTCCCAGCCTGCTCCTGCTGTTTCCACACCGATGGATCTATTTGCTTCTCAGCCTGCTCCAGCTGCTTCCACCACAACAATGGATCTTTTCGCTGCTCCGGATCCAGTTCTTCACCTAGAGGAAAATTCCTCTAAACCTGATACAACCAGTAGCACATTCGATCCATTTGCAGCCATTCCAATGAGCAATTTTGATACAGATACTTTGCCGATAGCATCTGATCAGAACTCTCATGATGACGGAATTCATGCACAAATGAATTGGACTTCAGTTAACACCAACCCTCCACCCAAGAAGGAAGGGTTTCAAGTCAAATCTGGAATATGGGCAGATTCTTTGAACCGAGGGTTGATTGATCTAAACATAACTGCACGTAAGTATTTCTTACTTGACAGCTTATTTGCTGGTCTTCTCTCATTACTCTTAATCCATAGAATATGTAACTATGATGAGTGTATTATTTGTCGGTTGTATTTGTGAAAACCGTTTTGTATTTGCTGAGCCAAAAAACTAGGGCCCGGTGCAAGAATATAGCTACAAGCTTTGGCCGATAACAAGCTTTGGCAGCATCCAGATTTTCTATACTATTCGCAACTGTTCCATTGAGTTATTGAGTTATGATACCTCTAGTGATAGCTAGATTCTGGGTGCTCTATTTCAGGCTTAAGCTCTAGTGATCATCATAACTCATGAAGATTTTCATAAGCCATTTAGTTTCAATCGCATTTCTGCACTGATATCACGACACTACTTCCTCTCGTTGAAAGTCTTTGAAAACCATAGATAATCAACACTAAACCTTTTATGAATGGAATCATATTCAAATTTTGGTTATGAGGTGTTCTGATTCTTTTGCTGATACACCTTTTCATATCCAATCCTGGCAGCCAAGAAGGTCAACTTAGCAGAAATCGGCATAGTTGGTGGATTGATGGATGGATCAGAATCGAAGGACAAGGGGCCTCTGCCTTCGTTCAACATGGGAATTGCCATGGGCGTCGCATCCGGAGTAACTACACCCGAGCTATTAAAATCAACATCAGCACCGGCATTGGACGACGATTTCTTCTCCAGTCTAAGCAGCCAGCAACACCAGATTCCAAACTTCCAAAAATGAGTTTACTCTGCTACTCGACTTTAGTATTTATTTCGTGCGAATGCACTGCATTTGAATCTTGTATAGGAGGGAAgatattttgttttttgtttttgtttgtctcTCTGTGTGTGGTTGATTGCTGGTATATGTCCCATATTTGCTCTTTCATGCTGATGCGGGTGCTGCCAAGGTTGAGGCTTGTACACATTTATATTAACTTTCTTTTATTCATCGACAGTCCATGAGTAGCCAATTCCCCTATCGATTTTGTGAGGATTTAGGGACGAGTGCTCTTCACAAACTCTCAAAATCAAAACTACAACATTGGTCTCTGAATTGTACGTCTCAATGTTTCTCTTTTGGCTTGCAactatgtggtatttataggcgTGAGTTGGGCTCCGGAAGGCCCAGCCCAAAAGAGTTAGTTTGAGTGAGGACTCTTCTGCGTCCGAATGCATCCATAACTTGAAATCCACATCTTCAAGCTGATTTGTTCTTATCCGGACCTTAAGGGATAAGATATTTGAACTTCCATCTTTATCTGTATCTTCTGATCAGATTGCATTTCTTTCGCCCTCAATATGTCTGATATCCTTCATCTTCTGCACTCTTCTGTTCTGCTCCTTCTACCCCCGATCATCCTTAGAATGCTATTGGATTTCATGCAGTACCTCGGTCATAAACCGTGGTTACTTGAGCAACTCCAAATTAAGCATTCTATTTAAGTTTTTGTAACCTGTTACTTTAAGCACCAATTGATCTTGCATTTGTAAGGGGGTTTGAACCTGCATCCTTCAGCTTGTGTCTTAAGCACACAATCAAGTGAGCTACCAGCTCAACTTGTATTATTTCCATTCGTTTTGTTTTAGAGCATCTACATCGGCTTACTCGATGAggcttactcgagtaagctTCCCATCGAGTAAGCTGATGTGGAGCTAGGGGGCCTCGAGGCTTACTTGTTTAATCGAGTATGACTCAATTGGCGATATTAAAGGCGCGTGACTGTGTAAGAAGATCATTAGATGTAATCAAAGATCAATCTTCAATCAAAGATCCTTGACTATAGttttctctttatttctttccttATGTAATTCGGTTCTTAACCCTTTAAAGGATGACAGTAATTGTCAGAAGAACAACAAGATACCATATGTCGATACCATATTTTAATTCGGTTCTTAACCCTTAAAACATTCTCGGTTCTCCTTCTTTACTATGTCGATACCATATTTTAACAGCACGcgcctaattaaaaaaaaatgatttttttttaaacaaacgACTATTTTCAGCcgatttcaatttttttttccttccttTATTCAAACGGCTCTATGaccatttcttaatttttttcccTTGTACTTCCTATATATACTCCCCATTTCTCCCATTTCATTCACCCCTTCACTCTTTCTGTCTatttcttcttcaattctttCTCTTCATACCCCAtcacttacttttcacttttcaccactctcaatattaattacaatatattttttcaccactctcaatacacttaacaacattttttcatatttaacaacttttttttaaaatttgtatcactACCTTctagaaagttcttttgtggacaaagagaataaataatagtaatgtTTCTGCGTGATATATAAATTCTTTTAACTTAAACCAAATACAAACAAATAATACTCCTTTAACTGAGCCATATCAGATTATTCTTATGCGGAAAAGCTTCATAACCACAAGTATAGGATTCTGGTAGCTCTATGGAGTGGAGTTGATGCGTATCAAGATTGTAGAAAATGCAAGGCCGCCATTGGCTCCCATAATAATATTTGCCAAAATAGAAGGCCAAAACATGTGGATATTTAACCCAACCAAGTGGCTCAAGAACTCGATCATCTTTAAGAGCCAACTGTTGAATCCTGCATTTCTCAGCTCCCAAGTCGACGTTGGGCAGCAGCGCCTTCCTCCACTCGCCCGTCTCTGCCTTCATCTCCCAAACCTCCCACGACAGATCCCCACACGCTACCAGGAGAGACAGACACCTCCCAGTTGACAGATAGTTATAGTTGTTTTCATGGTACTCATAAGGGGCTTCACTCAGTGTAATGATCTCCGTCTCCACATCCATGGTCGCGCAGCACTTCCCCCTTCCCCAGTGCAGGAAACCTTCAGTAGTCACGGGACCCACTTTGTTGAAGAAAAATCGCCTGACATGGTCGGGGAGGTGGTGAATCTCGACTTGCCTCCAGGATTCATCGACTCCGACAGTGAGCACGTCAAGACCGTAGTCCTTTCGTGTGTGTGGTTCATAGAGGAAATCATAGGTTGGTGCAATCACTTTATACGCCAAGGAAGCTGCAGAGTATGCAAAACTACAGGTGAACTGGGCATAGCATATGTCTTTACGGTGTAGCGGGAGGAGAAATAACTGCTTCGTTGCAGGATTCGCTAGTTGACCGATGTACTGACCTCTGGCGTGCAACTCAAGTGCCAAACCGTTGCAGGTAGCAAGAATCCCCGATTTGGAGGGGTGAGTTATCTCATATGTGTGGATTCCGCCGTCTGCGTCGGCTGTTACATAGAGTGGCAGAGCTTTAGCCTTTATGGGTGATAGGAGGAGTCCATAGGTAGCACCGTGCATCTGCGCGTTGATGAAGGCATGAGAATGGATAATGTGGTACCACCGCCGGCACACGAGCCTCGCTCTCTCGTAGAGATGATCGGCCGGCAAACGGAGGAGGATTTCGAACAATAGGTCTGTGGGGAGGGACTCTATATTTGTTGGCATCCCCTCTTTACACCTCCGGGAATAATAAGGCCGACTTCTATTGTATATCATCTGCTTTTATTGAATACAGATATTGTCATAACTATGCATATCAACGTCTAACCTAAAtttcaaagataaaaatattttgtctTGAAACATATATGCATAGGGAATTTGAGGTGTAACCTAATTTTGAAAGAGAGGCATCTGCATATCAAATAAGGGAAAATATGACTGACCGATTGTCTACCAAGAATGTCGGAATGGGGATCCGAAACACTGCCGTCGGTGCAGCAGCGGCGCGGAGGCGGCGGCTTGCGGGAGGCTATTTTCAGTTGAAGCATTTCAGCTTTTCTATTTCCGGTGTAAAGCGCGGCGGCGGAGTAAATGAATTACAAGCGGTGGGCCCAAATATATGGCAACAGTTTCCCGCCAAAACCGAAAATATAAACCTAAAACCCAAAAATGGCCCATTACAGTAGACGCACCGCACCGCACCTCACTCACCCGAAAATGGAAGTAAAGGGCATTGCGTCTAAAATTCGTTTATTTCCAGAATCGGCCCGCCGCTGCAGCCATGGAAGCTTGCTTGGTGAAGACGAACCCTCCTTTATATTTCTTCTTCAATTTGCCCATTTGAAACAAATGTAGATGAAGATTTCGAAGTTATTGCTTCTTCTTTGCTTGTGTTTTTCACAGAATGAATAACAAAAGCTCTGACTTTCAAAAGCCTCTGCCTTCGTTCAACATGGGAATTGCCATGGGCGTCGCATCCGGAGTAACTACACCCGAGCTATCAAAATCAACATCAGCACCGGCATTGGACGACGATTTCTTCTCCAGTCTAAGCAGCCAGCAACACCAGATTCCAAACTTCCAAAAATGAGTTACTCTGCTACTCAAATTTAGTATTTATTTCGTGCGAATGCACTGCATTTGAATCTTGTATAGGAGGAAAGAtattgttgtttttgtttttgtttgtctgTGTGTGTGGTTGATTGCTGGTATATGTCCCATATTTGCTCTTTCATGCTGATGCGGGTGCTGCCAAGGTTGAGGCTTGTACACATTTATATTAACTTTCTTTTATTCATTGACAGTCCATGAGTAGCCAATTCCCCTATCGGTTTTGTGAGGATCTAAGGGCGAGTGCTCCTCACAAACTCTCGAAATTAAAACTACAACAGTAGTGTCTGATTGGTATATTTCAATGTGTCTCTTTTGACTTACAAttatgtggtatttataggcgTGAGTTgcaactactccctccgtccatgaaaaagagtcctaCTTACCTCATTTTttttgtccatgaaaaagagtctcatttaactttttgaaccatcacatcatacattttctcttacatttaactataaattgtacttttattccactttttaattaaaaatgtaCTTTGATTCTACTTTTTTGTACTAATAATACCCCTACAAATTATACCTTTATctcacttacacctactttaacaactttcttaaaaccggagccgaaccccaaatgagactctttttcatggacggaggaagtattatttatgAGCGTTGCTCTCTTTTCAAAGACAACCATCTTCATATCCAACAAGGGAAATATGAGGGTGCTTACCGTTCTCTACTAAGAATGTCGGAATGGGGATCCACAACAATGACGTCTAGAACGCCGCGGCGGCAATGTAGGAATCATTATTATTAGggctattaataaaaaaatatatagtctCAACTCTGATTTCatggttactttttaacctaaatttacaaaatttataaatataccATGAACTTATCTAGGTTTCCTTCCACAGTTCCACTAAAATAAATATTCTATCTCCTTCAATACTACTACtctttcactaaaataaaatattcggaCAACATGAGCTGATGCGTCTTGAAGAAATAAACttcataaaatatttctttttaaatGCTGAAAAACAACGGAAATTTCCTTTAAATTGCCCCCCAAAAATAACTCAAGCTATCAAATAAACAACAAATATAAATACCAAAGTCTGGACTATAATTTAAGAACAATGTTATAAATAATAATGTTTCTGCATGAACTCTTTTAACTTAAACCAAAtataaacaataataacaataatactCTTTTAACTTAACCACATCAGACTGTTCTTATACGGAAAAGCCTTACAACCTTTAGTATAGTTGTGCGGTAGCTCTATGGAGTGGAGTTGATGCGTATCAAGATTGTACAAAATGCAGTGCCGCCATTGATCCCCATAAAAATAGGCGccaaaatggaaggccaaaacctCTGGATATTTAACCCAACCAAGTGGCTTAGAAAGAACTCGAGCATCTTTAGGAGCAAACTGTTTAATCCTGCGTTTCTGAGCTCCCAAGTCGACGTTGGG
It contains:
- the LOC130994845 gene encoding clathrin interactor EPSIN 1-like, whose amino-acid sequence is MDFMKVFDQTVREIKREVNLKVLKVPEIEQKVLDATDDEPWGPHGTILAEIAQGTKKYTECQMIMNVLWTRLAETGKNWRAVYKALSVIEYLVSHGSERAVDEIVEHTYQIASLSSFEYVEPGGKDVGINVRKKSETIVALLNDKDKIQEARTKATVNRDKYIGLSSSGLACKSASASLSSRSSDRYRGYGNALDSDASKDNYKGKDQHGEDKYLKTTKSKREPSRSGSKKQDTPVAGASKKSTTASKTNVQTSSSSKKAPSNKFDDDFDDFDPRGISSAKPSVGSSQVDLFAQNFVDLSDEPVSFPTDYSTTSVNNSSEVDLFADAAFVSTKPVPDSGKLPASQTNVDLFASHPVPAVSAPMDLFASQPAPAVSAPMDLFASQPAPAVSTPMDLFASQPAPAASTTTMDLFAAPDPVLHLEENSSKPDTTSSTFDPFAAIPMSNFDTDTLPIASDQNSHDDGIHAQMNWTSVNTNPPPKKEGFQVKSGIWADSLNRGLIDLNITAPKKVNLAEIGIVGGLMDGSESKDKGPLPSFNMGIAMGVASGVTTPELLKSTSAPALDDDFFSSLSSQQHQIPNFQK